The proteins below are encoded in one region of Silene latifolia isolate original U9 population chromosome 2, ASM4854445v1, whole genome shotgun sequence:
- the LOC141643468 gene encoding uncharacterized protein LOC141643468 isoform X1 encodes MSETCNNANAVSVRRLCALIHRSLHQFPELKQSSSKHETEKDILVSLSQIVRQIRHWINNEDTEQQESYTCPIFDSQSAEHECLPYIVSILISLLNVDNKYIHHLVGNNFLVIAEYLLAFGDNWDTFIRLLCVSFEFGLGNIIQPSVNGVENLNSIPAHSSHILNWNGVTVITRVLRGIVKDLKGEEDAELVGIVFDLLSTSLSEVPWNILNDVQNDTTADVRAKASSGDGNTEVKILLAGNIVQLLCSLIGLIGSAEAVAGSLNKNAILHKICDIVPKVLRWCLAEEQSFIYGRILAYFQHKFLMLMIRLSFHMQLDRSISLLWLQLLHEYFQDLLSTPLSVLPSNQDDSLEDSPFLLSLYDQEVCHLSSCHLQRQTVFLFIRCCLSLIDPRNSSHLTVGGKRTSSLFDNDSNTSDNYFVRKKGLLEFYGWLQEKAPLAICSENQMHLAKCIKFISSFVRLYMHEDDMLFEVLLQMLWLSSCSERIDRRSCCDTEGDILLHISNLFNPLLVLHVLLSELQYDHQLLLDYLISKDTGSKCAEYLLRSLRTICDSWNLFLQLLAGETHFCQSNYENRCKKMRTFPEDSCAHQVAEQYEKEDQPGTKVFLNYTIRIEDAKLCLLSLKCAMKKLHKKRLFPYNPEVLIRRITRFEVLCDQNF; translated from the exons ATGTCCGAAACTTGCAACAACGCCAACGCCGTCTCCGTCCGCCGTCTGTGCGCCTTAATCCACCGTTCTCTCCACCAATTTCCG GAATTGAAGCAGAGTTCTTCGAAACACGAAACCGAAAAAGATATCCTCGTTTCTCTCTCTCAG ATTGTTCGTCAAATTCGGCACTGGATTAATAATGAAGACACTGAACAACAAGAATCATACACCTGTCCAATTTTTGATTCACAGTCCGCGGAGCATGAATGCTTGCCTTATATAGTTTCCATTTTG ATTTCATTGCTGAACGTTGACAATAAATACATCCATCATTTGGTCGGCAACAATTTTCTGGTCATCGCAGAGTATCTTCTGGCCTTT GGAGACAACTGGGATACATTTATTCGTCTGTTATGTGTTTCGTTTGAGTTTGGATTAGGCAATATCATACAACCTTCTGTTAATGGAGTTGAGAACTTGAACTCTATCCCAGCACACTCGAGTCACATTCTAAATTGGAATGGTGTGACTGTAATTACTCGGGTACTGCGCGGTATAGTAAAAGATTTAAAGGGAGAGGAAGATGCGGAACTTGTGGGGATAGTATTTGATTTGTTAAGTACTTCTCTTTCGGAAGTTCCATGGAATATTTTAAATGACGTTCAAAATGACACCACTGCTGATGTTAGAGCTAAAGCTTCTTCTGGTGATGGAAACACAGAAGTGAAGATCCTGTTAGCCGGAAATATTGTTCAGCTTTTATGCTCTTTAATTGGATTAATTGGTTCTGCTGAAGCTGTAGCTGGTTCTCTTAATAAGAATGCCATTCTTCACAAGATCTGTGACATTGTTCCTAAAGTTCTACGTTGGTGCTTAGCTGAAGAGCAGAGTTTTATATATGGACGCATTCTTGCATATTTTCAGCACAAATTTTTG ATGCTGATGATAAGACTCAGCTTTCATATGCAACTCGATCGTTCAATTTCCCTCTTATGGTTGCAACTCCTTCATGAGTACTTTCAAGATTTACTCTCTACACCCTTGTCTGTACTTCCGTCTAATCAGGATGATTCTCTGGAAGATTCTCCGTTTCTTTTATCTCTTTATGATCAGGAAGTTTGTCATCTTTCTTCGTGCCATTTGCAACGACAGACTGTTTTCCTGTTTATAAGATGCTGTCTTAGTTTGATAGACCCAAGAAATTCCTCTCACTTGACTGTTGGTGGTAAAAGAACAAGTTCCCTCTTTGATAATGACTCAAACACAAGTGACAATTATTTTGTTAGAAAGAAGGGGCTTCTCGAGTTTTATGGATGGCTTCAGGAGAAAGCTCCTCTTGCAATCTGTTCAGAAAATCAAATGCATCTAGCGAAGTGCATCAAATTTATTTCATCCTTCGTCAGACTGTACATGCATGAG GATGATATGCTATTTGAAGTACTCTTGCAAATGTTGTGGCTGTCATCTTGCTCTGAAAGAAT AGACAGAAGATCTTGTTGCGACACTGAGGGGGATATTCTTTTACACATTTCTAACCTTTTCAACCCGTTACTTGTGCTTCATGTATTGCTTTCTGAA TTGCAGTATGATCATCAACTGCTTCTTGACTATCTTATTTCAAAAGATACAGGTAGCAAATGCGCTGAATATCTGTTAAG GTCCTTGCGCACTATATGCGATTCGTGGAACCTATTTCTCCAGCTTTTGGCTGGCGAAACACACTTTTGTCAAAGTAATTATGAAAATAGATGCAAGAAAATGAGGACATTTCCTGAAGATTCTTGTGCACACCAAGTAGCTGAGCAGTATGAGAAAGAGGACCAGCCAGGGACCAAGGTTTTCTTGAATTACACCATCAGAATTGAGGATGCTAAATTGTGTTTGCTGTCTTTGAAATGTGCCATGAAAAAGCTCCATAAGAAAAGGCTATTTCCATATAATCCTGAGGTGCTAATAAGACG TATAACTAGGTTTGAAGTCTTGTGTGATCAGAATTTTTAG
- the LOC141643468 gene encoding uncharacterized protein LOC141643468 isoform X2, producing MSETCNNANAVSVRRLCALIHRSLHQFPELKQSSSNPETEKDILVSLSQIVRQIRHWINNEDTEQQESYTCPIFDSQSAEHECLPYIVSILISLLNVDNKYIHHLVGNNFLVIAEYLLAFGDNWDTFIRLLCVSFEFGLGNIIQPSVNGVENLNSIPAHSSHILNWNGVTVITRVLRGIVKDLKGEEDAELVGIVFDLLSTSLSEVPWNILNDVQNDTTADVRAKASSGDGNTEVKILLAGNIVQLLCSLIGLIGSAEAVAGSLNKNAILHKICDIVPKVLRWCLAEEQSFIYGRILAYFQHKFLMLMIRLSFHMQLDRSISLLWLQLLHEYFQDLLSTPLSVLPSNQDDSLEDSPFLLSLYDQEVCHLSSCHLQRQTVFLFIRCCLSLIDPRNSSHLTVGGKRTSSLFDNDSNTSDNYFVRKKGLLEFYGWLQEKAPLAICSENQMHLAKCIKFISSFVRLYMHEDDMLFEVLLQMLWLSSCSERIDRRSCCDTEGDILLHISNLFNPLLVLHVLLSELQYDHQLLLDYLISKDTGSKCAEYLLRSLRTICDSWNLFLQLLAGETHFCQSNYENRCKKMRTFPEDSCAHQVAEQYEKEDQPGTKVFLNYTIRIEDAKLCLLSLKCAMKKLHKKRLFPYNPEVLIRRITRFEVLCDQNF from the exons ATTGTTCGTCAAATTCGGCACTGGATTAATAATGAAGACACTGAACAACAAGAATCATACACCTGTCCAATTTTTGATTCACAGTCCGCGGAGCATGAATGCTTGCCTTATATAGTTTCCATTTTG ATTTCATTGCTGAACGTTGACAATAAATACATCCATCATTTGGTCGGCAACAATTTTCTGGTCATCGCAGAGTATCTTCTGGCCTTT GGAGACAACTGGGATACATTTATTCGTCTGTTATGTGTTTCGTTTGAGTTTGGATTAGGCAATATCATACAACCTTCTGTTAATGGAGTTGAGAACTTGAACTCTATCCCAGCACACTCGAGTCACATTCTAAATTGGAATGGTGTGACTGTAATTACTCGGGTACTGCGCGGTATAGTAAAAGATTTAAAGGGAGAGGAAGATGCGGAACTTGTGGGGATAGTATTTGATTTGTTAAGTACTTCTCTTTCGGAAGTTCCATGGAATATTTTAAATGACGTTCAAAATGACACCACTGCTGATGTTAGAGCTAAAGCTTCTTCTGGTGATGGAAACACAGAAGTGAAGATCCTGTTAGCCGGAAATATTGTTCAGCTTTTATGCTCTTTAATTGGATTAATTGGTTCTGCTGAAGCTGTAGCTGGTTCTCTTAATAAGAATGCCATTCTTCACAAGATCTGTGACATTGTTCCTAAAGTTCTACGTTGGTGCTTAGCTGAAGAGCAGAGTTTTATATATGGACGCATTCTTGCATATTTTCAGCACAAATTTTTG ATGCTGATGATAAGACTCAGCTTTCATATGCAACTCGATCGTTCAATTTCCCTCTTATGGTTGCAACTCCTTCATGAGTACTTTCAAGATTTACTCTCTACACCCTTGTCTGTACTTCCGTCTAATCAGGATGATTCTCTGGAAGATTCTCCGTTTCTTTTATCTCTTTATGATCAGGAAGTTTGTCATCTTTCTTCGTGCCATTTGCAACGACAGACTGTTTTCCTGTTTATAAGATGCTGTCTTAGTTTGATAGACCCAAGAAATTCCTCTCACTTGACTGTTGGTGGTAAAAGAACAAGTTCCCTCTTTGATAATGACTCAAACACAAGTGACAATTATTTTGTTAGAAAGAAGGGGCTTCTCGAGTTTTATGGATGGCTTCAGGAGAAAGCTCCTCTTGCAATCTGTTCAGAAAATCAAATGCATCTAGCGAAGTGCATCAAATTTATTTCATCCTTCGTCAGACTGTACATGCATGAG GATGATATGCTATTTGAAGTACTCTTGCAAATGTTGTGGCTGTCATCTTGCTCTGAAAGAAT AGACAGAAGATCTTGTTGCGACACTGAGGGGGATATTCTTTTACACATTTCTAACCTTTTCAACCCGTTACTTGTGCTTCATGTATTGCTTTCTGAA TTGCAGTATGATCATCAACTGCTTCTTGACTATCTTATTTCAAAAGATACAGGTAGCAAATGCGCTGAATATCTGTTAAG GTCCTTGCGCACTATATGCGATTCGTGGAACCTATTTCTCCAGCTTTTGGCTGGCGAAACACACTTTTGTCAAAGTAATTATGAAAATAGATGCAAGAAAATGAGGACATTTCCTGAAGATTCTTGTGCACACCAAGTAGCTGAGCAGTATGAGAAAGAGGACCAGCCAGGGACCAAGGTTTTCTTGAATTACACCATCAGAATTGAGGATGCTAAATTGTGTTTGCTGTCTTTGAAATGTGCCATGAAAAAGCTCCATAAGAAAAGGCTATTTCCATATAATCCTGAGGTGCTAATAAGACG TATAACTAGGTTTGAAGTCTTGTGTGATCAGAATTTTTAG
- the LOC141643469 gene encoding L-ascorbate oxidase homolog produces the protein MARTTFILTYIIAIVAIFSFTITNADDPYRFFTWTVTYGTIYPLGVPQQGILINGQFPGPQLDCVTNDNIVLNVFNKLDEPFLLTWNGIKQRKNSWQDGVLGTNCPIPPNSNYTYNFQPKDQIGSYTYFPSTGMHRAAGGFGALNVYSRPRIPVPYANPAGDFSLLIGDWYKTSHKTLQRVLDAGKALSFPDGLLINGRTRTSFTADQGKTYKFRVSNVGLSTTFNFRIQGHKLKVVEVEGSNVLQNVYDSVDVHVGQSLSILVTLDQAPRDYYIVASTRFSRIVHTAMAVLHYSNSKTQASGPLPAPPAGEYHWSMEQARSFRWNLTSNAARPNPQGSYHYGAIPISKTFVLGNSAPLINGKQRYAINRVSYIHPGTPLKLADYFNIPGVFSLNSIQSSPSDGAAYLGTSVLGASLHDFIEVVFQNDENTLQSWHLDGYDFWVVGFGAGKWTPNSRRVYNRKDALTRHTTQVFPNSWTAILVSLDNQGMWNVRSAMWARQYLGQQLYLRVWNSQMSLANEYFPPTNMLRCGKAIGRHH, from the exons ATGGCGAGAACAACCTTCATACTAACTTACATTATTGCCATTGTTGCCATATTCAGCTTTACCATCACAAATGCAGATGACCCTTATAGGTTTTTCACATGGACCGTCACTTACGGAACTATTTATCCTCTTGGTGTCCCCCAACAG GGCATACTAATAAATGGACAGTTTCCTGGACCTCAATTGGATTGTGTCACAAATGACAACATTGTACTAAATGTTTTTAATAAGTTGGATGAGCCTTTCCTTCTCACTTG GAATGGAATTAAGCAAAGGAAAAACTCGTGGCAAGACGGAGTCCTGGGAACCAACTGCCCAATCCCTCCTAATTCGAACTACACATACAATTTCCAGCCCAAGGATCAAATTGGATCCTACACATACTTCCCATCGACTGGGATGCACCGAGCAGCTGGTGGGTTTGGAGCCCTTAACGTGTACTCTAGGCCTAGGATTCCGGTTCCCTATGCCAACCCTGCCGGTGACTTCTCTTTGCTTATTGGTGATTGGTACAAGACTAGCCATAAG ACTCTACAGCGAGTCCTGGATGCAGGAAAGGCTCTTTCATTCCCTGATGGCTTGCTTATAAATGGCCGAACTCGTACCTCTTTCACTGCCGACCAAG GTAAAACATACAAGTTCAGAGTCTCAAATGTAGGGCTATCCACCACATTCAACTTTAGGATCCAGGGTCACAAATTGAAGGTGGTTGAGGTTGAAGGATCTAATGTTCTTCAGAATGTATACGATTCAGTTGACGTGCACGTGGGCCAGTCTCTTTCAATTCTTGTGACCTTAGACCAAGCTCCTAGGGACTATTACATTGTCGCTTCCACACGGTTCTCTCGGATTGTCCACACTGCAATGGCGGTTCTCCACTACTCCAACTCTAAAACGCAGGCCTCTGGACCTTTGCCTGCTCCCCCTGCTGGCGAATACCATTGGTCTATGGAGCAGGCCAGATCCTTCAGGTGGAATCTAACTTCAAATGCAGCCAGGCCAAATCCACAGGGATCATACCACTATGGCGCAATCCCAATTTCAAAAACCTTTGTTTTAGGCAACTCCGCACCTCTGATCAATGGGAAACAACGTTATGCCATTAACCGAGTGTCTTATATTCATCCTGGTACCCCATTGAAGCTTGCTGATTACTTTAACATTCCCGGAGTATTCAGCTTGAATTCCATCCAGAGCAGCCCATCTGATGGTGCCGCGTACCTGGGTACATCTGTTTTGGGCGCTTCTCTCCACGATTTCATCGAGGTTGTGTTTCAAAACGATGAGAACACATTGCAGTCTTGGCATCTTGATGGATACGATTTCTGGGTTGTCGG TTTTGGTGCTGGTAAATGGACGCCAAACAGCCGGAGGGTTTACAATCGGAAGGATGCCCTTACGAGACACACTACTCAG GTATTTCCAAATTCATGGACTGCAATACTGGTGTCATTGGACAACCAAGGTATGTGGAATGTGAGGTCTGCAATGTGGGCACGCCAGTATCTAGGACAACAGCTCTACCTCAGGGTCTGGAACTCTCAAATGAGCCTGGCTAATGAGTATTTCCCTCCTACTAACATGCTCCGTTGCGGAAAAGCGATTGGGCGACACCATTAA